The Neomonachus schauinslandi chromosome 11, ASM220157v2, whole genome shotgun sequence genome contains a region encoding:
- the RCOR2 gene encoding REST corepressor 2 isoform X2 produces the protein MPSVMEKPSAGSGILSRSRAKTAPNGGQPHSEDDSSEEEHSHDSMIRVGTNYQAVIPECKPESPARYSNKELKGMLVWSPNHCVSDAKLDKYIAMAKEKHGYNIEQALGMLLWHKHDVEKSLADLANFTPFPDEWTVEDKVLFEQAFGFHGKCFQRIQQMLPDKLIPSLVKYYYSWKKTRSRTSVMDRQARRLGGRKDKEDSDELEEGRGAVSEGEPDAGDPKREPLPSRPLNTRPGPGKKEAQGSQYRHHPLRTRRRPPKGMYLSPEGLTAVSGSPDLANLTLRGLDSQLISLKRQVQSMKQTNSSLRQALEGGIDPLRPPEANTKFNSRWTTDEQLLAVQGTDHLRLDICAPIATPCAAAASASHLAVPATPAAEATSAHRAHPAPPAAPTPAGPLPPAPAGPQPAPTTSHPPRPGCLPPQCPPWPSAPTHPDWGPSGASSTFTLSPEALHQPEAAEPRCWPSVDTSGFTEDRRD, from the exons ATGCCCTCGGTGATGGAGAAGCCGAGCGCGGGCTCCGGGATCCTGTCCCGCAGCCGGGCCAAGACGGCGCCCAACGGCGGACAGCCCCACTCGGAGGATGACAGCAGCGAGGAGGAGCACTCGCACG ACAGCATGATCCGCGTTGGAACCAATTACCAGGCCGTCATTCCGGAGTGCAAGCCTG AGAGTCCTGCCCGCTACAGTAACAAGGAGCTGAAGGGGATGCTGGTGTGGTCGCCCAACCACTGTGTGTCAGATGCCAAGC TTGACAAGTACATTGCGATGGCCAAGGAGAAGCATGGCTACAACATTGAGCAG GCGCTGGGCATGCTTTTGTGGCATAAGCATGATGTGGAGAAGTCCTTGGCCGACTTGGCCAACTTCACCCCGTTCCCCGACGAGTGGACCGTGGAGGACAAGGTGCTGTTTGAACAGGCTTTTGGCTTCCATGGCAAATGCTTCCAGCGGATCCAGCAGATG CTGCCTGACAAGCTGATCCCCAGCCTGGTAAAGTATTACTACTCGTGGAAGAAGACCCGCAGCCGAACCAGCGTGATGGACAGACAGGCTCGGCGGCTGGGGGGCCGAAAGGACAAAGAAGACAG CGATGAGCTTGAAGAGGGCCGGGGAGCCGTGAGTGAGGGAGAGCCGGATGCTGGAGACCCCAAGAGAGAG CCTCTGCCCTCTCGGCCCCTGAATACCCGGCCAGGCCCCGGGAAGAAGGAGGCCCAGGGGTCTCAGTACCGCCACCACCCGCTGCGAACCCGGCGTCGCCCACCCAAGGGCATGTACCTGAGCCCTGAGGGCCTCACGGCTGTGTCAGGAAGCCCGGACCTTGCCAACCTCACGCTTCGAGGCCTTGACTCGCAGCTCATCTCCCTCAAGCGCCAG GTGCAAAGCATGAAGCAGACCAATAGCAGCCTCCGCCAGGCGCTGGAGGGGGGCATCGATCCACTGCGTCCCCCTGAG GCCAACACCAAGTTCAACTCCCGCTGGACCACGGATGAGCAGCTTTTGGCCGTACAAG GTACAGATCACCTCCGTCTCGACATCTGTGCCCCGATCGCTACCCCCTgtgccgccgccgcctccgcctcCCACCTCGCTGTCCCAGCCACCCCCGCTGCTGAGGCCACCTCTGCCCACCGCGCCCACCCTGCTCCGCCAGCCGCCCCCACTCCAGCAGGGCCGCTTCCTCCAGCCCCGGCTGGCCCCCAACCAGCCCCCACCACCTCTCATCCGCCCCGCCCTGGCTGCCTCCCGCCACAGTGCCCGCCCTggccctcagcccccacccaccctgaTTGGGGCCCCTCTGGAGCCTCCAGCACCTTCACTCTGAGCCCTGAGGCCCTCCACCAACCGGAGGCTGCAGAACCACGTTGCTGGCCGTCCGTGGACACCTCTGGCTTCACCGAGGACAGAAGGGACTAG
- the RCOR2 gene encoding REST corepressor 2 isoform X1 gives MPSVMEKPSAGSGILSRSRAKTAPNGGQPHSEDDSSEEEHSHDSMIRVGTNYQAVIPECKPESPARYSNKELKGMLVWSPNHCVSDAKLDKYIAMAKEKHGYNIEQALGMLLWHKHDVEKSLADLANFTPFPDEWTVEDKVLFEQAFGFHGKCFQRIQQMLPDKLIPSLVKYYYSWKKTRSRTSVMDRQARRLGGRKDKEDSDELEEGRGAVSEGEPDAGDPKREPLPSRPLNTRPGPGKKEAQGSQYRHHPLRTRRRPPKGMYLSPEGLTAVSGSPDLANLTLRGLDSQLISLKRQVQSMKQTNSSLRQALEGGIDPLRPPEANTKFNSRWTTDEQLLAVQAIRRYGKDFGAIAEVIGNKTLTQVKTFFVSYRRRFNLEEVLQEWEAEQDGAPGAPVPMEEARRGAALPAPALEEDDEVQITSVSTSVPRSLPPVPPPPPPPTSLSQPPPLLRPPLPTAPTLLRQPPPLQQGRFLQPRLAPNQPPPPLIRPALAASRHSARPGPQPPPTLIGAPLEPPAPSL, from the exons ATGCCCTCGGTGATGGAGAAGCCGAGCGCGGGCTCCGGGATCCTGTCCCGCAGCCGGGCCAAGACGGCGCCCAACGGCGGACAGCCCCACTCGGAGGATGACAGCAGCGAGGAGGAGCACTCGCACG ACAGCATGATCCGCGTTGGAACCAATTACCAGGCCGTCATTCCGGAGTGCAAGCCTG AGAGTCCTGCCCGCTACAGTAACAAGGAGCTGAAGGGGATGCTGGTGTGGTCGCCCAACCACTGTGTGTCAGATGCCAAGC TTGACAAGTACATTGCGATGGCCAAGGAGAAGCATGGCTACAACATTGAGCAG GCGCTGGGCATGCTTTTGTGGCATAAGCATGATGTGGAGAAGTCCTTGGCCGACTTGGCCAACTTCACCCCGTTCCCCGACGAGTGGACCGTGGAGGACAAGGTGCTGTTTGAACAGGCTTTTGGCTTCCATGGCAAATGCTTCCAGCGGATCCAGCAGATG CTGCCTGACAAGCTGATCCCCAGCCTGGTAAAGTATTACTACTCGTGGAAGAAGACCCGCAGCCGAACCAGCGTGATGGACAGACAGGCTCGGCGGCTGGGGGGCCGAAAGGACAAAGAAGACAG CGATGAGCTTGAAGAGGGCCGGGGAGCCGTGAGTGAGGGAGAGCCGGATGCTGGAGACCCCAAGAGAGAG CCTCTGCCCTCTCGGCCCCTGAATACCCGGCCAGGCCCCGGGAAGAAGGAGGCCCAGGGGTCTCAGTACCGCCACCACCCGCTGCGAACCCGGCGTCGCCCACCCAAGGGCATGTACCTGAGCCCTGAGGGCCTCACGGCTGTGTCAGGAAGCCCGGACCTTGCCAACCTCACGCTTCGAGGCCTTGACTCGCAGCTCATCTCCCTCAAGCGCCAG GTGCAAAGCATGAAGCAGACCAATAGCAGCCTCCGCCAGGCGCTGGAGGGGGGCATCGATCCACTGCGTCCCCCTGAG GCCAACACCAAGTTCAACTCCCGCTGGACCACGGATGAGCAGCTTTTGGCCGTACAAG CCATCCGTAGGTATGGCAAAGACTTTGGGGCTATTGCAGAGGTGATTGGGAACAAGACTCTGACCCAGGTGAAGACCTTCTTTGTGAGCTACCGGCGCCGCTTCAATCTGGAGGAGGTGCTGCAGGAATGGGAGGCCGAGCAGGATGGGGCCCCCGGAGCCCCGGTCCCCATGGAGGAGGCCAGGAGAGGGGCCGCCTTGCCAGCCCCGGCCCTAGAGGAAGACGATGAG GTACAGATCACCTCCGTCTCGACATCTGTGCCCCGATCGCTACCCCCTgtgccgccgccgcctccgcctcCCACCTCGCTGTCCCAGCCACCCCCGCTGCTGAGGCCACCTCTGCCCACCGCGCCCACCCTGCTCCGCCAGCCGCCCCCACTCCAGCAGGGCCGCTTCCTCCAGCCCCGGCTGGCCCCCAACCAGCCCCCACCACCTCTCATCCGCCCCGCCCTGGCTGCCTCCCGCCACAGTGCCCGCCCTggccctcagcccccacccaccctgaTTGGGGCCCCTCTGGAGCCTCCAGCACCTTCACTCTGA